The following coding sequences are from one Syngnathus acus chromosome 12, fSynAcu1.2, whole genome shotgun sequence window:
- the LOC119131701 gene encoding putative uncharacterized protein MYH16 isoform X2, with protein MVSPCFGSRLSWLHVFIEHEKLGNHLTWVSIRVLQGVAFAGDTEGGLWKFAVLSKELTFHLQQLQTETEHELNCIQTQQLHIEGRLQQLSSELFVLREKKKQIQQEFSSSPTLQTSTLQLRACKELQPSIAGCLVQLEKLVFQKEALSTLHYLLTQDLQRYQEETQRLTCLTQKISKLRPEKEDRTSTNNSSCGHSMQEKNETNNMHTPESSSSQSPLSPQQTANKEEAEQNWRASQRKAGLSNLQRAGSVKDLISKFSGPEQDLYLGSSSSLYSETGRTPKFTSSQTILPPKSKLSPTVIGRDSLLPSISVTPLLKKEIQRSDGSAQKDDGISQITAKIDCPVGGSSQRTDSNKTSDSGRDSVADSGMGSEPENESNKQSDSLSEEEPSTPRVVRPSPKYQLFLDNDLKTNGLSSKDADGSGGGGSSGEDGPRLSRWETTRPGVNNFQGSMESVASRDFETDRTLFVESPRVFNSPYTMNVNASADYNPLYRTNDFKSGMSPATSELNLHTFNSRSDSPVPLKPSRRQYSAYDSLLKRRNDLPNPVISTHYTMRSATLGGLSRKDFIEELTKQLDNCQKRNQFLEAESVEMEKERNQIRFEMRGLLVNNEDLLRTNTQLANEMKRMREQMIEMERTHQALVDKQREMEMEVKQARDMMVEANTQEYAFGFLQQSLKNKIQDAEESLEKQTLHSQSLAEKLWLAERQLEELEVDQESKSKKTSELSSTVLRLETELADALQMSSQSAAEFNLQQKLRQDAQLRMEELEESLLEKEQELQRLQALVVRLQGDVSGKLIDKEQTLEEEIQLRERLQLQCKQAERTVDDLQMELQTTIQTKEDLAKQLKQAQEKLIDLETDVEELHDSEQRWAAKHKRTIEQTEQLQLKLIQEKDLNDQLETEKTIIERQYRDLRLELDAFESTKPLEDVISKTESRVKELENLLRTEERNKAVLSNTIGKLERKISELNDQMEEEHRIAAEQNDLLAQRIRSLKRQLNEGEEEAGRRDAQLRHCQRELAEERESNGRLQRQLLDQHLQTKRKETLTIRQTLDNLRLDLSVDDEDELVPQQKEVKEEKVAEQLSGQINKVTEV; from the exons GGTGTGGCGTTTGCGGGAGACACTGAAGGAGGACTGTGGAAGTTTGCTGTCTTGAGTAAGGAGTTGACCTTTCACCTCCAGCAGCTGCAGACAGAGACTGAACACGAGCTCAACTGCATACAGACACA ACAACTACACATTGAAGGCCGTCTCCAGCAGCTGTCCTCTGAGTTGTTTGTTCTGcgagagaagaagaaacaaatcCAGCAAGAATTCTCAAGTAGCCCCACCCTTCAGACGTCCACC TTGCAGTTGAGGGCTTGTAAGGAGCTTCAGCCCTCTATTGCTGGTTGTCTGGTCCAGTTGGAGAAGCTTGTGTTCCAGAAGGAGGCACTGAGCACGCTCCATTACCTTCTGACACAAGACTTGCAAAGATACCAGGAAGAGACACAGAGACTAACCTGTCTCACACAGAAAATAAGCAAACTCAG GCCAGAAAAGGAAGACAGGACTTCCACCAACAACAGCTCCTGTGGCCACAGCATGCAAGAAAAGAACGAGACAAACAATATG CATACACCTGAGTCTTCTTCCTCCCAATCGCCACTTAGTCCACAGCAGACAGCCAACAAAGAAGAAGCAGAACAGAACTGGAGAGCCAGTCAGAGGAAAGCAGGCCTCTCAAATCTGCAGCGAGCCGGCAGCGTCAAAGACCTTATCAGTAAATTCTCTGGTCCAGAGCAGGACTTGTATCTCGGCTCTTCTTCGAGTCTTTATTCAGAAACAGGAAGAACTCCAAAGTTCACTTCTTCCCAGACAATACTGCCTCCTAAGTCCAAGTTGAGTCCGACCGTTATCGGTCGAGACAGTCTGCTGCCAAGCATCTCTGTGACCCCTCTATTGAAGAAGGAAATTCAGCGATCCGATGGATCTGCTCAGAAAGATGATGGAATTAGTCAGATAACTGCAAAAATTGATTGTCCAGTAGGAGGCAGCAGTCAGAGGACAGATTCAAACAAAACGTCAGACTCTGGTAGAGATTCAGTGGCGGACTCAGGCATGGGATcg gagcCTGAAAACGAATCAAACAAGCAGTCGGACAGCCTGTCAGAAGAAGAACCCTCCACTCCCCGAGTTGTGCGACCCAGCCCCAAATATCAACTGTTCCTCGACAACGATCTGAAGACCAACGGCTTGAGTAGCAAGGATGCAGATGGTTCGGGAGGTGGAGGGTCATCGGGGGAGGACGGCCCCAGGCTGTCCCGGTGGGAGACCACTCGGCCGGGGGTCAACAACTTCCAAGGGTCCATGGAGTCAGTCGCCTCGCGGGACTTTGAAACTGATCGG acacTTTTTGTTGAAAGCCCTCGAGTATTCAACAGTCCCTATACCATGAATGTGAACGCATCTGCTGATTATAACCCCCTATACCGAACAAATGACTTTAAG AGTGGAATGTCTCCGGCCACATCCGAATTGAACCTGCACACCTTCAACAGTCGCAGTGACAGTCCTGTGCCTCTCAAGCCCTCTCGCAGGCAATATTCTGCCTACGATTCTCTGTTGAAGAGGAGAAACGACCTTCCTAACCCT GTGATATCAACCCACTACACCATGCGTAGTGCCACTCTGGGAGGCCTCAGCAGAAAAGACTTTATTGAAGAATTGACCAAGCAGTTGGATAACTGTCAGAAG CGGAACCAGTTCCTCGAGGCCGAGAGTGTGGAGATGGAAAAAGAGAGGAACCAGATCAG aTTTGAAATGCGTGGTTTGCTGGTGAATAACGAAGACCTACTGAGGACCAACACTCAACTGGCCAATGAAATGAAGCGAATGAGAGAGCAGATGATAGAGATGGAGCGAACCCATCAGGCTTTGGTCGATAAGCAGAGAGAGATGGAg ATGGAGGTGAAGCAGGCCCGCGACATGATGGTGGAGGCTAATACTCAGGAGTACGCCTTTGGCTTCCTCCAGCAGTCTCTTAAAAACAAGATTCAGGATGCTGAG gAGAGCCTTGAGAAGCAGACGCTGCACTCTCAGAGTCTGGCAGAGAAGTTATGGCTGGCTGAGAGACaactggaggagctggaggtgGACCAAGAGAGCAAAAGCAAGAAGACGTCTGAACTCAGCAGCACTGTTCTCCGACTGGAGACAGAG CTGGCCGATGCCCTGCAGATGTCTTCCCAATCTGCAGCAGAGTTTAATCTTCAGCAGAAATTGCGTCAGGATGCCCAGTTGAGGATGGAAGAATTGGAAGAGTCTTTGCTGGAGAAGGAGCAGGAGCTGCAGAGACTCCAGGCACTTGTCGTCAGGCTCCAGGGAGAT GTGTCTGGTAAGCTGATAGACAAGGAACAGAcgctggaggaggagatcCAGCTGAGAGAGAGACTCCAGCTGCAGTGCAAGCAGGCGGAGAGGACAGTGGATGACCTCCAGATGGAGCTGCAGACCACCATCCAGACCAAAGAGGACCTGGCAAAACAACTCAAGCAGGCCCAG GAGAAACTAATTGACCTAGAAACTGATGTTGAGGAGCTGCATGATAGTGAGCAGAGATGGGCCGCCAAGCACAAGAGAACTATTGAACAG ACTGAGCAGCTGCAGCTGAAACTCATTCAGGAGAAAGATCTGAACGACCAACTGGAAACGGAGAAGACCATCATTGAGagacag TATCGTGATCTACGTTTGGAGTTGGATGCGTTTGAGAGCACCAAACCTTTGGAGGATGTCATCTCCAAGACAGAAAGTCGTGTCAAAGAGCTGGAGAACCTTCTGAGAACCGAGGAAAG GAACAAAGCCGTTCTTTCTAACACCATTGGTAAACTGGAGAGGAAGATCAGTGAGCTGAATGATCAGATGGAGGAAGAGCACAGGATAGCTGCTGAGCAGAATGACCTG TTGGCCCAGAGAATCCGCTCACTGAAACGTCAGCTGAACGAGGGCGAGGAGGAGGCCGGCAGGAGGGACGCTCAACTCCGTCACTGTCAACGGGAACTGGCTGAGGAAAGAGAATCTAACGGACGGCTTCAGAGACAGCTGCTTGACCAACACCTGCAAACAAA GCGAAAGGAGACTCTGACAATTCGCCAGACTCTTGATAACCTGCGGCTGGACCTCAGCgttgatgatgaagatgaactAGTGCCACAACAGAAAGAAGTGAAAGAAGAGAAGGTGGCGGAGCAGTTGTCGGGGCAGATCAATAAGGTCACTGAGGTTTAA
- the LOC119131701 gene encoding putative uncharacterized protein MYH16 isoform X1: protein MVSPCFGSRLSWLHVFIEHEKLGNHLTWVSIRVLQWPEFEKNRGEFPASLSKLRQLIEDKVHIVHSDIAEDRQGVAFAGDTEGGLWKFAVLSKELTFHLQQLQTETEHELNCIQTQQLHIEGRLQQLSSELFVLREKKKQIQQEFSSSPTLQTSTLQLRACKELQPSIAGCLVQLEKLVFQKEALSTLHYLLTQDLQRYQEETQRLTCLTQKISKLRPEKEDRTSTNNSSCGHSMQEKNETNNMHTPESSSSQSPLSPQQTANKEEAEQNWRASQRKAGLSNLQRAGSVKDLISKFSGPEQDLYLGSSSSLYSETGRTPKFTSSQTILPPKSKLSPTVIGRDSLLPSISVTPLLKKEIQRSDGSAQKDDGISQITAKIDCPVGGSSQRTDSNKTSDSGRDSVADSGMGSEPENESNKQSDSLSEEEPSTPRVVRPSPKYQLFLDNDLKTNGLSSKDADGSGGGGSSGEDGPRLSRWETTRPGVNNFQGSMESVASRDFETDRTLFVESPRVFNSPYTMNVNASADYNPLYRTNDFKSGMSPATSELNLHTFNSRSDSPVPLKPSRRQYSAYDSLLKRRNDLPNPVISTHYTMRSATLGGLSRKDFIEELTKQLDNCQKRNQFLEAESVEMEKERNQIRFEMRGLLVNNEDLLRTNTQLANEMKRMREQMIEMERTHQALVDKQREMEMEVKQARDMMVEANTQEYAFGFLQQSLKNKIQDAEESLEKQTLHSQSLAEKLWLAERQLEELEVDQESKSKKTSELSSTVLRLETELADALQMSSQSAAEFNLQQKLRQDAQLRMEELEESLLEKEQELQRLQALVVRLQGDVSGKLIDKEQTLEEEIQLRERLQLQCKQAERTVDDLQMELQTTIQTKEDLAKQLKQAQEKLIDLETDVEELHDSEQRWAAKHKRTIEQTEQLQLKLIQEKDLNDQLETEKTIIERQYRDLRLELDAFESTKPLEDVISKTESRVKELENLLRTEERNKAVLSNTIGKLERKISELNDQMEEEHRIAAEQNDLLAQRIRSLKRQLNEGEEEAGRRDAQLRHCQRELAEERESNGRLQRQLLDQHLQTKRKETLTIRQTLDNLRLDLSVDDEDELVPQQKEVKEEKVAEQLSGQINKVTEV, encoded by the exons TGGCCagagtttgaaaaaaacagaggGGAATTCCCAGCTTCTCTCAGCAAACTACGACAGCTAATAGAAGACAAAGTGCATATTGTACATTCTGATATCGCAGAGGACCGACAG GGTGTGGCGTTTGCGGGAGACACTGAAGGAGGACTGTGGAAGTTTGCTGTCTTGAGTAAGGAGTTGACCTTTCACCTCCAGCAGCTGCAGACAGAGACTGAACACGAGCTCAACTGCATACAGACACA ACAACTACACATTGAAGGCCGTCTCCAGCAGCTGTCCTCTGAGTTGTTTGTTCTGcgagagaagaagaaacaaatcCAGCAAGAATTCTCAAGTAGCCCCACCCTTCAGACGTCCACC TTGCAGTTGAGGGCTTGTAAGGAGCTTCAGCCCTCTATTGCTGGTTGTCTGGTCCAGTTGGAGAAGCTTGTGTTCCAGAAGGAGGCACTGAGCACGCTCCATTACCTTCTGACACAAGACTTGCAAAGATACCAGGAAGAGACACAGAGACTAACCTGTCTCACACAGAAAATAAGCAAACTCAG GCCAGAAAAGGAAGACAGGACTTCCACCAACAACAGCTCCTGTGGCCACAGCATGCAAGAAAAGAACGAGACAAACAATATG CATACACCTGAGTCTTCTTCCTCCCAATCGCCACTTAGTCCACAGCAGACAGCCAACAAAGAAGAAGCAGAACAGAACTGGAGAGCCAGTCAGAGGAAAGCAGGCCTCTCAAATCTGCAGCGAGCCGGCAGCGTCAAAGACCTTATCAGTAAATTCTCTGGTCCAGAGCAGGACTTGTATCTCGGCTCTTCTTCGAGTCTTTATTCAGAAACAGGAAGAACTCCAAAGTTCACTTCTTCCCAGACAATACTGCCTCCTAAGTCCAAGTTGAGTCCGACCGTTATCGGTCGAGACAGTCTGCTGCCAAGCATCTCTGTGACCCCTCTATTGAAGAAGGAAATTCAGCGATCCGATGGATCTGCTCAGAAAGATGATGGAATTAGTCAGATAACTGCAAAAATTGATTGTCCAGTAGGAGGCAGCAGTCAGAGGACAGATTCAAACAAAACGTCAGACTCTGGTAGAGATTCAGTGGCGGACTCAGGCATGGGATcg gagcCTGAAAACGAATCAAACAAGCAGTCGGACAGCCTGTCAGAAGAAGAACCCTCCACTCCCCGAGTTGTGCGACCCAGCCCCAAATATCAACTGTTCCTCGACAACGATCTGAAGACCAACGGCTTGAGTAGCAAGGATGCAGATGGTTCGGGAGGTGGAGGGTCATCGGGGGAGGACGGCCCCAGGCTGTCCCGGTGGGAGACCACTCGGCCGGGGGTCAACAACTTCCAAGGGTCCATGGAGTCAGTCGCCTCGCGGGACTTTGAAACTGATCGG acacTTTTTGTTGAAAGCCCTCGAGTATTCAACAGTCCCTATACCATGAATGTGAACGCATCTGCTGATTATAACCCCCTATACCGAACAAATGACTTTAAG AGTGGAATGTCTCCGGCCACATCCGAATTGAACCTGCACACCTTCAACAGTCGCAGTGACAGTCCTGTGCCTCTCAAGCCCTCTCGCAGGCAATATTCTGCCTACGATTCTCTGTTGAAGAGGAGAAACGACCTTCCTAACCCT GTGATATCAACCCACTACACCATGCGTAGTGCCACTCTGGGAGGCCTCAGCAGAAAAGACTTTATTGAAGAATTGACCAAGCAGTTGGATAACTGTCAGAAG CGGAACCAGTTCCTCGAGGCCGAGAGTGTGGAGATGGAAAAAGAGAGGAACCAGATCAG aTTTGAAATGCGTGGTTTGCTGGTGAATAACGAAGACCTACTGAGGACCAACACTCAACTGGCCAATGAAATGAAGCGAATGAGAGAGCAGATGATAGAGATGGAGCGAACCCATCAGGCTTTGGTCGATAAGCAGAGAGAGATGGAg ATGGAGGTGAAGCAGGCCCGCGACATGATGGTGGAGGCTAATACTCAGGAGTACGCCTTTGGCTTCCTCCAGCAGTCTCTTAAAAACAAGATTCAGGATGCTGAG gAGAGCCTTGAGAAGCAGACGCTGCACTCTCAGAGTCTGGCAGAGAAGTTATGGCTGGCTGAGAGACaactggaggagctggaggtgGACCAAGAGAGCAAAAGCAAGAAGACGTCTGAACTCAGCAGCACTGTTCTCCGACTGGAGACAGAG CTGGCCGATGCCCTGCAGATGTCTTCCCAATCTGCAGCAGAGTTTAATCTTCAGCAGAAATTGCGTCAGGATGCCCAGTTGAGGATGGAAGAATTGGAAGAGTCTTTGCTGGAGAAGGAGCAGGAGCTGCAGAGACTCCAGGCACTTGTCGTCAGGCTCCAGGGAGAT GTGTCTGGTAAGCTGATAGACAAGGAACAGAcgctggaggaggagatcCAGCTGAGAGAGAGACTCCAGCTGCAGTGCAAGCAGGCGGAGAGGACAGTGGATGACCTCCAGATGGAGCTGCAGACCACCATCCAGACCAAAGAGGACCTGGCAAAACAACTCAAGCAGGCCCAG GAGAAACTAATTGACCTAGAAACTGATGTTGAGGAGCTGCATGATAGTGAGCAGAGATGGGCCGCCAAGCACAAGAGAACTATTGAACAG ACTGAGCAGCTGCAGCTGAAACTCATTCAGGAGAAAGATCTGAACGACCAACTGGAAACGGAGAAGACCATCATTGAGagacag TATCGTGATCTACGTTTGGAGTTGGATGCGTTTGAGAGCACCAAACCTTTGGAGGATGTCATCTCCAAGACAGAAAGTCGTGTCAAAGAGCTGGAGAACCTTCTGAGAACCGAGGAAAG GAACAAAGCCGTTCTTTCTAACACCATTGGTAAACTGGAGAGGAAGATCAGTGAGCTGAATGATCAGATGGAGGAAGAGCACAGGATAGCTGCTGAGCAGAATGACCTG TTGGCCCAGAGAATCCGCTCACTGAAACGTCAGCTGAACGAGGGCGAGGAGGAGGCCGGCAGGAGGGACGCTCAACTCCGTCACTGTCAACGGGAACTGGCTGAGGAAAGAGAATCTAACGGACGGCTTCAGAGACAGCTGCTTGACCAACACCTGCAAACAAA GCGAAAGGAGACTCTGACAATTCGCCAGACTCTTGATAACCTGCGGCTGGACCTCAGCgttgatgatgaagatgaactAGTGCCACAACAGAAAGAAGTGAAAGAAGAGAAGGTGGCGGAGCAGTTGTCGGGGCAGATCAATAAGGTCACTGAGGTTTAA
- the LOC119131701 gene encoding cingulin-like protein 1 isoform X4 produces the protein MVSPCFGSRLSWLHVFIEHEKLGNHLTWVSIRVLQWPEFEKNRGEFPASLSKLRQLIEDKVHIVHSDIAEDRQGVAFAGDTEGGLWKFAVLSKELTFHLQQLQTETEHELNCIQTQQLHIEGRLQQLSSELFVLREKKKQIQQEFSSSPTLQTSTLQLRACKELQPSIAGCLVQLEKLVFQKEALSTLHYLLTQDLQRYQEETQRLTCLTQKISKLRPEKEDRTSTNNSSCGHSMQEKNETNNMEPENESNKQSDSLSEEEPSTPRVVRPSPKYQLFLDNDLKTNGLSSKDADGSGGGGSSGEDGPRLSRWETTRPGVNNFQGSMESVASRDFETDRTLFVESPRVFNSPYTMNVNASADYNPLYRTNDFKSGMSPATSELNLHTFNSRSDSPVPLKPSRRQYSAYDSLLKRRNDLPNPVISTHYTMRSATLGGLSRKDFIEELTKQLDNCQKRNQFLEAESVEMEKERNQIRFEMRGLLVNNEDLLRTNTQLANEMKRMREQMIEMERTHQALVDKQREMEMEVKQARDMMVEANTQEYAFGFLQQSLKNKIQDAEESLEKQTLHSQSLAEKLWLAERQLEELEVDQESKSKKTSELSSTVLRLETELADALQMSSQSAAEFNLQQKLRQDAQLRMEELEESLLEKEQELQRLQALVVRLQGDVSGKLIDKEQTLEEEIQLRERLQLQCKQAERTVDDLQMELQTTIQTKEDLAKQLKQAQEKLIDLETDVEELHDSEQRWAAKHKRTIEQTEQLQLKLIQEKDLNDQLETEKTIIERQYRDLRLELDAFESTKPLEDVISKTESRVKELENLLRTEERNKAVLSNTIGKLERKISELNDQMEEEHRIAAEQNDLLAQRIRSLKRQLNEGEEEAGRRDAQLRHCQRELAEERESNGRLQRQLLDQHLQTKRKETLTIRQTLDNLRLDLSVDDEDELVPQQKEVKEEKVAEQLSGQINKVTEV, from the exons TGGCCagagtttgaaaaaaacagaggGGAATTCCCAGCTTCTCTCAGCAAACTACGACAGCTAATAGAAGACAAAGTGCATATTGTACATTCTGATATCGCAGAGGACCGACAG GGTGTGGCGTTTGCGGGAGACACTGAAGGAGGACTGTGGAAGTTTGCTGTCTTGAGTAAGGAGTTGACCTTTCACCTCCAGCAGCTGCAGACAGAGACTGAACACGAGCTCAACTGCATACAGACACA ACAACTACACATTGAAGGCCGTCTCCAGCAGCTGTCCTCTGAGTTGTTTGTTCTGcgagagaagaagaaacaaatcCAGCAAGAATTCTCAAGTAGCCCCACCCTTCAGACGTCCACC TTGCAGTTGAGGGCTTGTAAGGAGCTTCAGCCCTCTATTGCTGGTTGTCTGGTCCAGTTGGAGAAGCTTGTGTTCCAGAAGGAGGCACTGAGCACGCTCCATTACCTTCTGACACAAGACTTGCAAAGATACCAGGAAGAGACACAGAGACTAACCTGTCTCACACAGAAAATAAGCAAACTCAG GCCAGAAAAGGAAGACAGGACTTCCACCAACAACAGCTCCTGTGGCCACAGCATGCAAGAAAAGAACGAGACAAACAATATG gagcCTGAAAACGAATCAAACAAGCAGTCGGACAGCCTGTCAGAAGAAGAACCCTCCACTCCCCGAGTTGTGCGACCCAGCCCCAAATATCAACTGTTCCTCGACAACGATCTGAAGACCAACGGCTTGAGTAGCAAGGATGCAGATGGTTCGGGAGGTGGAGGGTCATCGGGGGAGGACGGCCCCAGGCTGTCCCGGTGGGAGACCACTCGGCCGGGGGTCAACAACTTCCAAGGGTCCATGGAGTCAGTCGCCTCGCGGGACTTTGAAACTGATCGG acacTTTTTGTTGAAAGCCCTCGAGTATTCAACAGTCCCTATACCATGAATGTGAACGCATCTGCTGATTATAACCCCCTATACCGAACAAATGACTTTAAG AGTGGAATGTCTCCGGCCACATCCGAATTGAACCTGCACACCTTCAACAGTCGCAGTGACAGTCCTGTGCCTCTCAAGCCCTCTCGCAGGCAATATTCTGCCTACGATTCTCTGTTGAAGAGGAGAAACGACCTTCCTAACCCT GTGATATCAACCCACTACACCATGCGTAGTGCCACTCTGGGAGGCCTCAGCAGAAAAGACTTTATTGAAGAATTGACCAAGCAGTTGGATAACTGTCAGAAG CGGAACCAGTTCCTCGAGGCCGAGAGTGTGGAGATGGAAAAAGAGAGGAACCAGATCAG aTTTGAAATGCGTGGTTTGCTGGTGAATAACGAAGACCTACTGAGGACCAACACTCAACTGGCCAATGAAATGAAGCGAATGAGAGAGCAGATGATAGAGATGGAGCGAACCCATCAGGCTTTGGTCGATAAGCAGAGAGAGATGGAg ATGGAGGTGAAGCAGGCCCGCGACATGATGGTGGAGGCTAATACTCAGGAGTACGCCTTTGGCTTCCTCCAGCAGTCTCTTAAAAACAAGATTCAGGATGCTGAG gAGAGCCTTGAGAAGCAGACGCTGCACTCTCAGAGTCTGGCAGAGAAGTTATGGCTGGCTGAGAGACaactggaggagctggaggtgGACCAAGAGAGCAAAAGCAAGAAGACGTCTGAACTCAGCAGCACTGTTCTCCGACTGGAGACAGAG CTGGCCGATGCCCTGCAGATGTCTTCCCAATCTGCAGCAGAGTTTAATCTTCAGCAGAAATTGCGTCAGGATGCCCAGTTGAGGATGGAAGAATTGGAAGAGTCTTTGCTGGAGAAGGAGCAGGAGCTGCAGAGACTCCAGGCACTTGTCGTCAGGCTCCAGGGAGAT GTGTCTGGTAAGCTGATAGACAAGGAACAGAcgctggaggaggagatcCAGCTGAGAGAGAGACTCCAGCTGCAGTGCAAGCAGGCGGAGAGGACAGTGGATGACCTCCAGATGGAGCTGCAGACCACCATCCAGACCAAAGAGGACCTGGCAAAACAACTCAAGCAGGCCCAG GAGAAACTAATTGACCTAGAAACTGATGTTGAGGAGCTGCATGATAGTGAGCAGAGATGGGCCGCCAAGCACAAGAGAACTATTGAACAG ACTGAGCAGCTGCAGCTGAAACTCATTCAGGAGAAAGATCTGAACGACCAACTGGAAACGGAGAAGACCATCATTGAGagacag TATCGTGATCTACGTTTGGAGTTGGATGCGTTTGAGAGCACCAAACCTTTGGAGGATGTCATCTCCAAGACAGAAAGTCGTGTCAAAGAGCTGGAGAACCTTCTGAGAACCGAGGAAAG GAACAAAGCCGTTCTTTCTAACACCATTGGTAAACTGGAGAGGAAGATCAGTGAGCTGAATGATCAGATGGAGGAAGAGCACAGGATAGCTGCTGAGCAGAATGACCTG TTGGCCCAGAGAATCCGCTCACTGAAACGTCAGCTGAACGAGGGCGAGGAGGAGGCCGGCAGGAGGGACGCTCAACTCCGTCACTGTCAACGGGAACTGGCTGAGGAAAGAGAATCTAACGGACGGCTTCAGAGACAGCTGCTTGACCAACACCTGCAAACAAA GCGAAAGGAGACTCTGACAATTCGCCAGACTCTTGATAACCTGCGGCTGGACCTCAGCgttgatgatgaagatgaactAGTGCCACAACAGAAAGAAGTGAAAGAAGAGAAGGTGGCGGAGCAGTTGTCGGGGCAGATCAATAAGGTCACTGAGGTTTAA